In Juglans microcarpa x Juglans regia isolate MS1-56 chromosome 8D, Jm3101_v1.0, whole genome shotgun sequence, the following are encoded in one genomic region:
- the LOC121242484 gene encoding stemmadenine O-acetyltransferase-like, which produces MATMTVKISSKETIKPSSPTPQHLRNHNLSFMDQLAPNMYIPIILFYQAKNDRDIDHVQRSSQLKKSLQQTLNLFYPLAGTIKEDYSIDCNDSGVEFCEARIGCQLSEVLQQFDTEILNQFLPFGAHTNGAKTESREVLLAIQYNIFQCGGVAIGVFVSHRIADGTSATTFLNAWSATSRGDAVAICPKFDVANFFPKKDMNWYKRDNFLSKEKVVTRRLVFNKSSIAALREKASPAADSHVKAQHYFPTRVEAVSALIWGRLMAISKSKPAPAKFIRASHAVNLRVRMVPPMPMYSFGNLWYNASAIVSPNENVDSDNNLVILGSKLNTAIKKINDDCVKQLQSDAILDSLKKAVERYHSIGDMESYNFTSWCMFRFYDVDFGWGKPTWVCCPSMPFKNLIVMMSTKDEQGIEAYVNISEEDSIIFDGDLELLPFVSRTIGD; this is translated from the coding sequence ATGGCGACCATGACTGTCAAAATAAGCTCCAAGGAAACAATTAAACCATCATCTCCAACACCCCAACACCTTAGAAATCACAACCTTTCCTTTATGGACCAACTTGCACCAAACATGTATATTCCCATCATTCTTTTCTATCAAGCCAAGAATGACCGGGACATTGATCACGTCCAAAGATCCTCTCAGCTTAAAAAGTCCCTTCAACAAACCCTCAACCTCTTTTACCCTTTGGCTGGCACCATCAAAGAAGACTACTCCATCGACTGCAATGATAGTGGAGTCGAGTTTTGTGAGGCTCGGATTGGGTGCCAGTTATCAGAAGTTCTCCAACAATTTGATACAGAAATCTTGAACCAGTTTTTGCCATTTGGAGCCCACACTAATGGCGCAAAAACTGAAAGTAGGGAAGTTCTCTTAGCTATCCAATATAATATCTTTCAATGTGGCGGAGTAGCCATTGGTGTATTTGTTTCCCACAGGATCGCAGATGGAACTTCAGCAACAACATTTCTTAATGCATGGAGCGCTACGTCCCGTGGAGACGCTGTAGCTATATGTCCAAAGTTTGATGTGGCCAATTTCTTCCCAAAGAAAGATATGAATTGGTACAAACGAGACAACTTCTTGTCAAAGGAAAAGGTCGTGACAAGAAGATTGGTGTTCAACAAATCAAGCATAGCTGCTTTGAGAGAAAAGGCTTCTCCAGCTGCAGATTCCCATGTAAAGGCGCAGCACTACTTTCCAACCCGTGTGGAGGCAGTTTCAGCATTGATATGGGGACGTCTCATGGCGATATCTAAATCAAAACCAGCACCAGCAAAATTCATTCGAGCAAGTCATGCAGTCAACTTACGCGTAAGGATGGTTCCACCCATGCCCATGTATTCCTTTGGGAATCTTTGGTACAACGCTTCTGCAATTGTATCACCAAACGAGAATGTTGACAGTGACAACAATCTAGTTATTCTCGGGAGCAAACTGAATactgcaataaaaaaaatcaatgatgaTTGTGTGAAGCAACTACAGAGCGATGCAATATTGGATTCGCTCAAAAAGGCGGTCGAGCGGTACCATTCAATTGGTGACATGGAGTCCTATAACTTCACTAGCTGGTGCATGTTTCGTTTCTATGACGTCGATTTTGGATGGGGGAAGCCAACCTGGGTGTGTTGTCCTAGTATGCCTTTTAAGAATCTCATCGTCATGATGAGTACCAAAGACGAGCAAGGAATTGAGGCATATGTTAACATATCAGAGGAAGACTCGATCATATTTGATGGTGACCTTGAACTCCTTCCATTTGTTTCTAGGACAATTGGAGACTAA